gtgattttgatgccccaaaaaataaagtctgccactgtttccccatctatttgccatgaagtgatgggacaggattccatgatcttcgttttctgaatgttgagttttaagacaactttttcactctccactttcattttcatcaagaggctctttagttcttcttcaccataagggtgccataagggtggtgtcatctgcatatctgaggttattgatatttctcccagaaatcttgattccagcttgtgcttcttccagtccagcatttctcatgatgtactatgcatataggttaaataagcagggtgacaatacacagccttgacgaactccttttcctatttggaaccagtctgttgttccatgtccagttctaactgttgcctcttgacctgcatacagatttctcaagaggtaggtcaggtggtctggtattcccatatctttaagaattttccacagtttatcgtgatccacacagtcaaaggctttggcatagtcaataaagcagaaatagatgtttttctggaactctcttgcttttttgatgatccagtggatgttggcaatttgatttctggttcctctgccttttctaaatccagcttgaacatctgaaatttcatggttcacatactgttgaagcctggcttggagagttttgagcattactttgctagcgtgtgaaatgagttcaatggtgtggtagtttgagcattctttggcattgctttttttggggattggaatgaaaactgaccttttccagttctatggccactgctgaattttccaaatttgctggcatattgagtgtagcactttcacagcatcatctttcaggatttgaagtagctcaactggaattccatcacctccattagctttgttcatagtgatgcttcctaaggcccacttgacttcacattccaggatgtttggctctaggtgagcgattataccattgtgattatctgggtcatgaagatcttttttgtacagttcttctgtgcattcttgccacctcttcttaatatcttctgcttcataccatttctgtcctttttttgtgctcatctttgcatgaaatgttcccttagtatccctaattttttgaagagatgtttcccattctattgttttcctctatttcttttcactgatcactgaggaaggctttcttatctctccttgctattattctttggaactctgcattcaatttggtatatctttctttttctcctttgcccttctcatctgttcttttcacagctatttgtaaggcctcctcagacaaccattttgcctttttgcatttctttttcttggggatggtcttgctccctgtttcctgtacaatgtcacgaacctctgtccatagtttttcaggcactctgtctatcagatttaatcccctgaatctatttctcacttccactgtataatcataagggatttgatttaggtcatatctaaatggtctagtggttttctccactttcttcaatttcagtctgaatttggcaataaggagttcatgatctgagccacagtcagcttccggtcttgtttttcctgactgtatagagcttctctatctttggctgcaaagaatataatcagtctgattttggtgttgaccatctggtgatgtccatgtgtagagtcttctcttgtgagaAGTCTTACTCTGTGAGATAGGTGATTGGACCtcccagattttgttttcttttggtttagtttgtctgttttttaaggAAGGAGATAGATATGGTCGGGTTTCTGTGTTTAAGTAATGGAAAGAAGAGGGACTTGAGAGCAGTTAAGAAGCCAGTGTAATGGttcagataataataataaaaaaaaataggacttcTCTGGCCGTCCAGGGGTCGAGAGCCTGCCTGCGCacatgggagacacaggttcgatccctggtctgggaagatcccacttgccaagGAGGAAATAGGCCCCtgggccacagctgctgaagcccgcatgcccagAGCCGCTGCTCTGAGACAAGAGGAGccgctgcgatgagaagcccttACACAATCAGGGAGTAGCCGCTGCCTCAGCCCGAGAAGACCCGCTCACAGCACtggagacccagcgcagccaaaaatcaGTAAATGCGTTTTGAAAAGAGAGAGactttaaggcaatggcaccccactccagtactcttgcctggaaaacccatggacagaggagcctggtgggctgcagtccatggggtcgctaggagtcggacacgactgagcgacttcactttcacttttcattttcatgcattggagaaggaaatggcaatccactccagtgttcttacctggagaatcccagggacggggcagcctggtgggctgccatctgtggggtcgcacagagttggacacgactgaagcgacttagcagcagcagcagcagcagcagggggcccATGAGAATGGCATGTAGGgtcctagttcccagaccaggaattaaCCCTctcccccagcagtggaagcctggagtcttaaccacgagGACCCCCTGAGAAAGTCTCAGAGACCAGAGACCCACCCCCGTATCAGAGTCACAGGATTCACCTGCCCCGACAGTAACCCCTCTCTAGACTCTGTCCCAGAGCGGAGGACAACAGGGCTGTTGCCTTGCGTGTCCTGTGAGCTGCTGGCCCGCCCGCCTCCCGCTGGGGTGTCAGGACTGCGTTCCCAGGTCACAGCCGGAGGCCCCTTCCCGCCCTGCTTCCGGTCACGTGTGCTGGTCTGCCTGAGGCACTCGCAGGGCTGAGCCTCCCTCTTCCAGGAGGTAACAGTATCCAGCTCACGGTGGAGACATGATTTATTCAGCCCCACAAATAGTCACGGTCAACCTTTGCATGAGGAATGTAAATAAAATGGTGCAGCGACTTTGGAAAAATGGTTTGGCCGAGCCTCAAATAGTTCCAGAGTCAGCACTGAAACCCAGCAGTTCCTCTCCTAGGTATATACTGCagagaactgagaactttcagttcagttcagtcgctcagtcatgctctttgcaaccccatggactgcagcacaccaggcctccctgtccatcaccaattcccagagtttactcagacccatgtccatccagttggtgatgccatccaaccatctcatcctctgtcatccccttctcctcctgccctcaatctttcccagcagcagggtcttttccagtgagtcagctcttcgcatcaggtggccaaagtattggagtttcagcttcaatatcagtccttccagtgaacacccaggactgatctcctttaggatggactggttggatctccttgcagtccaagggactctcaagagtcttctccaacaccacagttcaagcatcaattcttcggcactcagctttctttatagtccaactctcacatccatacatgaccactggaaaaaccatagctttgactagacggacctttgttgacaaagtaatgtctctgctttttaatatgctgtctaggttggtcatagcttttcttccaaggagtaactgtcttttaatttcatgacagcaatcaccatctgcagtgattttagaacccaaaaCCATTATGTGGACACAAAAACTTAGACACAAATGTTCATGGCCCTGTTATCCATAAAAGCCAAGAAGTGCAAACTACTCAATTGTCCtggaataaatggacaaataaaaATGTGTGTCGCGGGagtccctgggggttcagtggttaggacatgccttgctgagggcctgggtttgatccttggttggggaactaagatcctacacgccCTGCACGGTGaccaaaactaaactaaaataaaaaatgcataagTAATATTCAACGTATTATTATTTGGTCATAAAAAGGtcctgatatatgctacaacatggacgaAAGTTGAAAACATCACGCTGAAGGAAAGAAGCCAGACGCAAAACATTGCATATTATAGGACTGCATGCATACGAAATGCCGAAAACGGGCAGATACCTTGAGACTGAAGGTTAGTCGTCAAAAaccaacaaggaaaaaaaaaaaaaaaaagaaaccaacaagGACCAACAGTAACAACAGGGGAGGGAGAAATGGGGCGGGGGGTGTGAAGAAAATGAGCAATTAAATAGTGGTGGTGATTGTACAGCTTTGTGCATGTACTAGCATTCACTGAAGCGAACACTTCAAAAGAGTGGATTTTCTCATCATGTGAATTATGTCtcagttttaaagaaatttttaaatactttcagaAGCATCAGGCATTAGGGAATTGGAGGATGAATAAGACACAGAGTCTATCTTCAGAGAACATGAAGTCCGCTGGAGGAGAGGCAGCGAGAAATCAAATTATGGCGTGGCAAGCGCAGTTGCGTCTAAAGGAAGTGCCCTGCGGGACAGAGATTCTGTGCTGTCACGCGTCACCCGGGAGGGCGGTGATCTAGACTAGAGGGCAGGACGGAGTCCCTGCAGAGGCTGTGGTGCCGAGATCGCACTATGGAAGACTTCCCGCGTCTGATTTATCCACGCTGAAAAGGAGGACGGGCCTCCCAggcggctcagcggtaaagaacccacgtgtcAATGCGGGAGACGCGGGttggaaccctgggttgggaagattcccctggagaaggaagtggcaacccactccagtatgcttgcctggagaaccccaaggacagaggagcctgggtcgggccacagtccgtagggtcgcaaagagtcagacgcgactgagcgactagacaCAGTGCCGAGGAGGACGCTGAACCACTGTGGGAGCTGAAGGTGCGCCCGGACCGAAGCGCGCGTAGACGGAGGGGGGCTGTGGCGAGAGGTTGCAGCTGGAAAGTAAAGACAGGCCAGCTGTACGGGATCCTCTAAGACGATGAGTGCTCAGTGACGACGGAAAAtgaccctcctcccccctccctcgcTCTTCTCCCTTGCTGCCTGGGTCTGTAAAAGCGCCACCTTGCACGCAGTCGTTTAAGCCCAAACTGGAGTTATCCGGTCTCTGCTCCCAGCCCCGCCTTCCACATCCAACCTACAGGTGAGCCTGCGGTTCCGACCTCTGATGCTTGActtctggcggtccagtggctaagaccacccgcccccccccccgcccccgccgcacttcccctgcaggggcttgggttcgatccctggtcatgaGTGACatggacaaacttttttttatttttaaagagagagagagatctcttcTCCATCGACTGCTATCCCACAAGCCCGGGCCTCATCAGATCCAACCTGGGCTCCTGCAGCGTTTCCACCTTGACCTTCCGGATTCCACTCATAGATCCAAGTCTGCTTTCCAGGGAGAATTACAGGCCACTCCCCTTGGTGGTTTCCCGAGCCTGTTGAGCAAGCGTCCAGGCTCCCAGCAGCGCCTCCGCCTCCGGGCCCATCTGGGCCCTCCTGTCGCCCCCTTCCCCCTCTGGCATCTCCCCTCTCTGTGTTTTCACCGGGGTGACCTGGCCTTATCCAGCAACACCCCGTGTTCTCCCACCTGGGCCTGGAACATTCTTCTGTCCTGGTCTATCTACTGATCCTCCAGATTTTGACTTAACCGTCACTTCCTACAGGAAGGCTCTTTGACTCCAACAATAAGTCCCTCTGCTATATGACTCGTGCGGTATCTGAGCTGCCCTTTGGCACATTTCATCACGATGTGTGTCTCCTCTGATGGTCCGTGTGGGCTGGCAGGCAGGGACCAGCGCCCACCGCCCCCACCACTAACACTAACCTGTGACTTAGCACAGaagccacccccctcccccacccgtcCCCCTGCAAATTCCTACCCAACCTTCAGGTGTCTCTCACGCATATCGCTTTCAGGGTGACCATCTTCTCTGAGCACTCAGACCTGGGGTGGAGGGGGTCATCCCTTTACATAGCACTCATCATAATTATAAGAGGGACAGATTTTATGGAACTGCCCTGATGATggcccaatggctaagactccatgcttccaacgcagggggcccagggttcaatccctggtcagggaactagaccccacatgacGCCAGCAGGAGTCCACATACCGCACCGGAAAGATCCTGCGtgttgcagctaagacctggtgcagcttaactactttttaaaagtgGCTGATTTTAGTACCTATCTCTCCCCAGGTACTTTAATTTCTGTCTTGCTTCTTTTTGCCCCAGCATTCGAACTGATGCTTGTCACAAGATTTCCCTCAGGTCAGCCCACAAGAATTTTTATGAAACTTTCTGAAATTGCATACAAAACCCTATGTGCGCATACAGTTTTCCAAAGAACCAGTCTGTGGCTTTTGTTGGGAGTTTCAGAGCGGTCCAAGAGCTGAAAGGTTAAGaactttctcccttctttccttcaaaacagcatgcagctgctgctgctgctgctgtcacttgagtcgtgtccgactctgtgcgacccgatagacggcagcatGAGGTTTATGTAAAACCATTGCCCTAGGATGTAAACTCCAGGTTGACAAGGATCTTCACCTGTCCTGTTCCATGGTGAACCGCAGATGCCTGGAACGGCGCCTCGATCCTTCCAGGCACAGGTGTAGAATGACCGAGCATATTCTCTGACAACCGTTAACGGTTGTGAGAACTGTTAGTGGTTGTTAACTCTTTCTCTGTAACAAATGACCCCAGAAAATAATGGCTTAAAGCAACCTTTATTATCTCGGCTTCCTAGGCTGGGAGTCAGGGTGCAGGTCCATTCGGTCCTCTGCTTCAGGGGCTCTCACAGGGCTGCAAAGTGCCAGCCAGAGCTGGTGTCATCTGACAGGATGCAGGAGGACCTGCATCCCAGCTCACTCGGGTGGGTGCTGGCGGGATTCAGTTCTGCGCTGACTGTGCGCCGGAGGCTGCCTGAGGTCCTTACCATGCGGGTCTCTTCCTAGGGCAGCTGACAACATGGAAGCCCGCCTCCTGAGGGTTTGCAAGTGAGAGGAGAGGGGATGGTGGGGGCAAGAGGAACGCTACAGGGACGGCCATTACGCTCTTCTGTGCCTGGACCTTGGACGCAGTGTTCATCACCTTTGCTGTGTTCTGTTCGTTAGATGCAAGCCTCTACGAGGAGGAGTGAACACtgtatttaagatggataaccaacaaggacctactgtatagcacatggaactccgCCTGGATGCGAGGGGtatttaggggagaatggatacgtgtatatgtatggctaagtccctttgctgttcacctgaaattatcatatTGTTAACCAGCTATGTTTTGTTTAGTTGCCAAATCACATCCggttcttttgcaaccccatggactacagctcaccaggttcctttgtccatgggatttcctgggcaagaagactggagtgggctgccatgtctttctccaggggatcttcccaatccagggatcaaacttacatctcctgcataagcaggcggattctttactgctgagccaccagggaagcccatcaatcagctatactccaatgcaaaataaaaagtttaaaaaaggaaaaaaaaaaaaatccaacaaccaAAAGCCTCTCTCAAGGTCAGGTGCACATTGGAAGGAGATTGTACTGGGGATGAACAGCAGTGAGCAGAGTGGGTGGGTCGTTAGAAGCCACCTTGGAGACAGCTCGCTCCCGGACAGGACGACCGGATGACGTGTTTTCGTGTTTTCTCATTCAGCTTCCGGCTGGGCTCGGCTGAAAACCCAGGGAGCACATGGTGCAGCGCTGAGGAGGAGGGGAGACACGGGGGAGGGAAGGCTCGCTGGACAGCGGAGCCTCCGCCCGTCCTCCAGCAGACCCCCGCCACGCAGAAAAGGAGGCAGATGTGTCAGATCTTCTAACTTTTCAAAAGAAGCCAAAGTCCTGGTTTTTCACGAGACACTCCTCAATTTGTAAATCTGACAGTCTAGCGAGCGCACACGAGGATTGAGTTTTTGACCCTTCTCTTCAGCCGAGAAGGCGGGCCTCGCCTATTCCACCACCCTTCACAGGTCTGTTCACCTCTCCACGCCTCCCCTCCCGCCCCCTATATTGTTCACTGAAGGCAGCCCGCATGCCAactcactctttgccaccccatgtcccactctttgcgaccccatggactgtagcctgccaggcttctctgtccatgggattctccaggcaggaatactggaaagggttgccattccctcctccaggggattgaacctgcatctcttactgGGATTCCTTACCTCTAGcgtctcctgggaagccctcactgaAGGCAGGGACCCAGCTAATTCACGTTGTACACCTTCTATAGCTCTCTGCACGTGGCAAGGCAACAGCAGATATTGTTGAATGAGATACGactttgctgacatattaaggaAGACTCCCCAAGTCCACCCTCACCTCGACCCAGAGGAGTGGGTGAAAGTGGGCTCTGAATTAGCTGCAGTCCTGCCACCTGCTTGATCTCGGACCCTTCGCAAGTTACTTACTTTtgggagcctcagcttcctcatctatgaGAACCACAGTACCTGCCTCAGAGCTGTTATCGGATCTTAATGAAATAATATACTCACTAGCACGATGTGGCAAcaataggttttttaaaatttcttgttctttttggCCGTGCTGGCTCTTCGTGGCCTCGTGtaggctttctccagctgcggccagcaggggctcctctctgcttgcagcacgcaggcttctcatcgcggtggctccttttgttgtggcatgagggctctaggtgccccatggcacgtgggatcttcctggaccagggatcgaactagcatcccctgcattgcaaggtggacgcTAAAcctctggacccccagggaagccctcaacagGTACTTGTACTCGaatccacacacacagacacacacacacacacacacccatttccTCACTGGATCCTTGGCATGTCTCCCCTGAATCTATGTCATCCATCTACCGCCATCCACCCGGCTGGCAGCTAGAGGGAgcctttaaaatgcagatttgtcATTTTCACTGCCAGGGTTCACCTCCTTCCAGTTTGCTGATGCCCTTCAGAGAACACCCAGCCTTTTAACACAGCTCTTCAGGCTCTGTGGAGCTGCGCCGGCCCGGCCTCAGACAGGTCTCTTCTCTAccacccacctcccatcccatcccactccAACGCGAGCTTTTCTGCAGTGCTGTCTGTAGCTGAAACCTCTTCTCTCCACCCCGACCGCCCTTGCTTCTAATATGTTTCGGCAATGCACCCTGGAAACTCCTGACACTTCCTGCTAAACCTGAGGGCAGGCACAGTCTGTTTTCCTCACCATTGACCCTTCCTAGCACAACCCCCGCTGAGGACCCCAGGAATGCCCGCGGACCGGCGCCAGCGGGCGGACTCCCGTGGGCGGACGGCGCCACCTGCTGGCCCACACCAGCACTGCAGCACCTGGATACGGGCTCTCAGCCCAGCCTGGAGGTGATTTTTAACAAcggttttttaacttttctgggGGTATTATCTCATGTCTCCTTACATCCaagttaacaatttttttttaaaaggtaacatTATGAGTATTTAACATGGGAAAGGGAGGCACTTTCCCAAGTGCCTTAGTTATTATTAACACATTTAATCTTCACGACAACTCGATGAACTGGTTTTATCACAGGGTGACTGAGCTGGTGCTGGccgtaaagaatttgcctgccggtgcaggagatggaagagacgaaggttcgatccctgggtcggatgATCCCTTGataaagggcatggcaacccactcgtctccttgcctggagacgcccatggacagaggagcctggtgagctgcagtccatggggtcgccaagagtcggacatgactgagcacgcactcagCTGAGGCACAGAGCCATCAGATGCCTCCCCAGGAGCACACAGACTGAAACTTTCACCCCAGGCGGTCTGACCTGAACCTGGACTGTTTTTTCCCGGATGCTCCGTGCAGTTTGTGGGATACTAGTTATCCAACCAGGaaatgaacctgggcccttggcagtgaaggtGACACGACCCAAGCACTGGGCGGCCAGGGAGCTCCCTGAGCCTGTCCTCTGTAAGCCTGACACGCACTGCCTCTACTTGTCCTGCGCGCCCAGGGCCCGGTGAGGTTACATGCCGGACGCCAGCCTCTGCTCTGAAGGCTCTGCTACCACAGCGGCACTGGGGTCACCGGAGCTCCCGGCGCAGCGAGCCGCCCTTTCTGAGCCACAGTTCTCCAAGGGCACCGTCAGGACAGGCGTCGCTGCGGCCTCCCCTCTGCGAGGCAGCTCGTGCAGTCCGTCCTGGCCTCCAGGCTACCGCTCCTCTCCTGTAACCCAGAAACCACCTCTCGGAGCCCCCGTTTCCTAAGATGGCCTCTAGCCTGCTGGGTGGATCGGACTGCAGATCCCACCAAGGGCGAGGAGAGCGGTCCGCAGTGCGGACTCACGTGGACCCCAGATGGCTAATGGCGGTTACACTCAGGCCCTCCCCTGATCACACACACCGTGCGTGACGCTGGGTCCCTTCACGTGTTCCGCTATGGCCGTTTAGAACCAAGACGTCGTGGCTACTTAAGTTCCACCTGCTTTCCACCCACTCCTCtaaatcatttcttttccattatttggGAAAATGATGTGCCGGCCTGCACTTCAGTTGTTAAACATaaaaagctgggcttccctggtggtacagtggtgaagaagccacccgccaatgcaggagacgcgggtttgatccctggtccaggaagattccacctgccgcGGAGCAACTGGGACCacgagctgcagctgctgaagcccccGTGCCTACAGCCCGTGCTCCACGACGAGAACCCCgcacaccgcaaccagagagagCCCGCGcccagcaacggagacccagcgcagccaaaccAAACAAAGCACATGCTTGTTACAAAACCAGAAGTATCCTGGGAACCTTCTGTGGCCCAGCCATTACTGCAAGTGGTTCATTCACGTTAACTCACTTTACCTTCACCCAGCCCTATGACTGTCCCCcgactttacagatgaggaagccaagCACGGTGAGGTCAGGGTCACACAGCGAGCGGCTGATGGGGACTGCCCACTTAAGCCACAGGACcggtctctgcttttaaacacgTCAGACTCCCTCTGCTGGTAGAGGCTGTGTCTGCCGCCTTCACTCCCAAGTGCCAGGCACACTGCTTTGCACACTGTGCGTGCCAACAgatttgttttaatatataatatatacacacacacacagtcacggGCCCACATGGGAAAGGGCTCCATCATACCCCAGCTCCTGAAGACCCTCCGGAAGGAGTCCAGGCCTGGCAGTCTTCACAGATGACGCCCAGCGGGGGGCACGTTTAGGAGACAGGTGGGGAGTGAGGCGGAGCGCCTTAGGGTGTGCTGCCTCGCCTCACACAGGCCCAGAACTCTGCTGCGCCCTCTTCATCAGCTCCTCATCCTGCATAGACAGCTCTGTCAACTTCTTGCCCATCCGCTCATGGATGTCCAGGTACTTGGAGACACAGCGGTCCAGGCACACGGACTCGCCCTTGGACAGCTCTGCTTCCTTGTAGTGGGGAGGCACGCACTTCCGGTGGCAGGCGCTGGTCATTCTAGAAAGAAGGGCCAGGTCGGATCAGCAGCCTGCTGTGGCAAACCAGGAACTCGAGACCACTCCTGCCCTGCTACCCTGATCTCACCCGCCAGGAAGGCAGTGTGAACCCCCAATCTGCGCCTCCGCCGTCTTGGGAGGCCCTTGTCTGAGCCCATGGTCACCCCGTGTTTCTGACTCATCAGACAGGAACCGTTAGCTGAGTATTGGCTACGTTCCGGACATCACGCTAAGTGCGTGACGTGGATTCTGCCACGCAGTCCTTAGAATGACTCTATGCAGTCGGCACGATCGTTAccccctttttacagatgagggagtGAAGGAACAGGGAGCCTCAGGATCACATAAAGCTGGGCTACGACCCCAGGGAGCCTGACTGGGGGCTTCCTgggggcgcagtggtaaagaacccgcctgccaatgcaggagacgtgagagacgtgggttcgatccctgggcggggaacaGCACCTGgaacagggcatggcaacccactccagtgttcttgcctcgagaatcccacagagaggagcctggtgggctacagtccatgaggtcgcagactTGGACACGGCCGAAGCAACTTACACGCACGCATGAAGCCTGACTTCACAGCTTACTTCAGAAAATTATTCTCACATATAGCCTTCGAGACAAACCCAACTAATCAAAGGAAGATAC
Above is a genomic segment from Bos javanicus breed banteng chromosome 15, ARS-OSU_banteng_1.0, whole genome shotgun sequence containing:
- the TIMM10 gene encoding mitochondrial import inner membrane translocase subunit Tim10, yielding MDPLRAQQLAAELEVEMMADMYNRMTSACHRKCVPPHYKEAELSKGESVCLDRCVSKYLDIHERMGKKLTELSMQDEELMKRAQQSSGPV